From Sinorhizobium sp. B11:
AACCTTGTGCGAGCCGATCAATCATCGTCATGTTCACATAACCCTTAGGTGATTGATGGGCATCGCAATGGTAATTAATGGTATCTCATGGGGAATTATTTTCTGCCGGGCTTGCACGTGGAGCAAATCAATACCACGTACTAGCCGGATTTGCCGGATTGGGACCATAAGTTCCGGCAAACGGGATGCGGGTAAATACCTCTGAGATTTGGAAGACGGCATTCGCCCGACCGCGAGCCTGTTTGAGAACGCGCGAGTTCGGCCGATCCCGTCAAGAGATTGGACGACGACGCATGGCACTCAAGCCGCACGCATTACTACGCGCCTCCACTTTTCCCATCGCCGCTTTTGCGGCCTCGGCTGTTATTGCCGCTACTTTTGCGGCCCCGGCTGTATTTGCCGAGGAACCCCAGGCCACGCAGGCCCAGGCCTCCCAGAACCTGCCTGCAATCGTCGTCACCACAGCGGCGAACCGCACCCTCGTCGACCGGGTCATCGGTACCGGAACGGTCAAGCCCGTCGAGGAAGTCTATATCCAACCGCAGGTGGAAGGCCTCTCCATTCGCAGTCTGAAGGCCGATGTCGGCGACAAGGTTCAGGCCGACAGCACGCTGGCAACGTTGAACGATGACGCTCTGGTCCTGACCAAGAGCCAGATGATGGCGACGAAAGCCAAGGGCGAGGCAAGCCTCGCTCAGCTGCGCGCCCAGCTCATCGAGGCGCAGGCCAATGCCGAACAGGCAAGGCAGCAGCAGGCTCGCGCCCAGGAAATGGGCAAGAAGGGCACGGTTTCGACCGCCCAGGTCGAACAGGCCGATGCGACCGCCGCCGCCGCCAACGCGCGCGTCGCTTCCGCCGAGCAGGCGATCGAAGTCGCCGAAGCCGACCTCAAGGTCTTCGACAGCCAGATTGCCGATGCGGATCTGAAGCTCGCTCGAACCGACGTGAAGACGCCGGTCGCCGGCACGGTCTCGGCAAAGAACGCCAAGGTCGGCGCCATTGCCGCCGGCAACGGCGATCCGCTATTTACGCTTATCCGCGACGGCGATATCGAGCTTGTCGCCGAAGTCGCCGAGAGTGACATCGTCAGGATCATGGCCGGCCAGAAGGCGACGATCGCGCTTTCCGGCAGCCGCGAGAAGCTTTCCGGCGCAGTGCGCCTGGTGTCGCCGACCGTCGATCCGGTCACCCGCCTCGGCCTCGTCCATATCTCCATCGACGATGACAGCAAGGCGCGTTCCGGCATGTATGGCAGCGCCGAGATCATCGTCCGCGAGACCGAGGGCGTGTCCCTTCCGCTGACGGCAGTGCTCACCGGCAGTGAAGGCTCCTCCGCCCGCAGGGTCGAGAATGGCGTGGTGAAATTCGCCAAGGTCGAGACCGGCATCCAGGATGGAGCCTATGTCGAAATCACAAGTGGATTGAAGACCGGCGACGAAGTCGTGGCCAAGGCGGGCGCCTATGTCCGCGACGGCGACCACATCACTCCGGTGCGCGAACAGCCTTCGGCTTCCAACTAAAGAGACCATCCGATGAATTTTTCAGCCTGGTCCATTCGAAATCCGATCGCACCGCTTCTGGCCTTCTGCCTGTTGATATTCATCGGCATGCAGTCCTTCAACAAGCTGCCGATCACGCGCTTCCCGAATATCGACGTGCCGCTCGTTTCGATCAGCGTGACGCAGAGCGGCGCTTCGCCGGCCGAACTCGAAATGCAGGTGACGAAGGAGATCGAAGACGCGATCGCCTCGATCACCGGTATCGACGAAATCCAGTCGACAGTGACCGACGGCAGCTCGCAGACCAACGTCATGTTCCGGATGGAAGTGCCGACGGAACAGGCTGTACAGGACGTCAAGGACGCGATCGACCGCATTCGCAGCGATCTGCCGGCAACGGCCGAGACGCCGATCGTCACCAAGGTCGATGTCGAGGGCCAGGCGATCCAGACCTTCGCCGTTTCCTCGCCGGATATGTCGCTCGAAGAACTCTCCTGGTTCGTCGACGATTCGATCAAGCGTGCGCTGCAGGGCCAGGCCGGCATCGGCCGCGTCGATCGTTATGGCGGTGCCGAACGCGAGGTGCGCATCGAGCTCACCCCCGGCAAGCTCGATGCCTATGGCATCACTGCTGCAAGCGTGAACCAGCAACTGCGCGGCACCAACGTCGATCTCGGCTCCGGCCGCGGCCAGGTGGCAGGCAGCGAGCAGGCGATCCGCGTTCTCGGCGACGCCCGCAATGTCGCCGAGCTTGCAGACACGACGATAGCGCTGCCGAGCGGTCGTTTCGTCAAACTATCCGATCTCGGCGTCATCAAGGACACATACGAGGAGCCGAAATCCTTCTCGCGCTTCAACGATACGCCTGTCGTCACCTTCGGCGTCTTCCGCTCGAAGGGCGCCAGCGAAGTCAGCGTCGCCGAAACCGTGGCGCAGAGCCTCGACAAGGTGCGAAGCGAAAACCCGAACGTGAAGATCGAGATGATCGACGATTCGGTCTATTTCACGTACGGCAACTATGAAGCCGCCATTCATACGCTGCTCGAAGGCGCGCTGCTCGCCGTCATCGTCGTCCTTCTGTTCCTCAGGAATTGGCGCGCGACCCTGATCTCGGCCATCGCGTTGCCGCTCTCTGCGATCCCGACCTTCTGGGTCATGGACATGATGGGCTTCTCGCTGAACCTCGTCAGCTTCCTGGCTCTGACGCTCGCGACAGGTATTCTCGTCGACGACGCGATCGTGGAAATCGAAAACATTGCCCGCCATATCAAGATGGGCAAGACGCCCTATCGGGCGGCGATCGAAGCGGCGGACGAAATCGGCCTTGCCGTCATCGCCACCACCTTCACGATCATCGCCGTCTTCGTGCCCGTTTCCTTCATGCCGGGCATCCCGGGTCAGTACTTCATACAGTTCGGCCTGACCGTCGCTTTCTCCGTCTTCTTCTCGCTGATGGTGGCGCGCCTCATCACCCCGATGATGGCCGCCTATCTGATGCGTGCCGAAGACGGCATGGAAGACCATCACGACAATGACGGTCTGCTGATGCGTGGATACACGCGTCTCATACGCGGCACGACCGGCCACTGGTACACGCGTTATGCGACATTGCTTGTGGCGATCGGCTTTCTGGTCGGTTCTGTCATGTTGCTCATGCAGGTGCCCGGCAGCTTCCTGCCGCCGGAAGATGCCTCGCGCATCGTTCTCTCGGTCGAGCTGCCGCCCAACGCACGGCTTGACGACACGGAGAAGACGACGGATGCGATCTATGACCGGGTCAAGGACATCAACGGCGTCGACAGCGTCTTCGTCCTCGGAGGCGCTTCTCCGAAGGGCGAACTCGAACTGCGCCGAGCGACCATCACGCTCGCACTCGACAAGCTCGACCAGTCGCTGGTCAAGAAGGTGGTCAATGACGTGCTCGGCCATCTCCCCGTTATCGGCCCGATGCTGCCGAAAGTGGAGGTCCACGGCCGCGAGCGTCCGCAATGGGATATCGAAAAGGAAGTCTTCGCCAAGCTGCGCGACATTCCCGACGTCCATATCCTGAAGCTCAACGACCGCGGCGAACGCGACCTCTCGTTCAACTTCCTTTCCAAGAACGAGGAGGACCTGAATAACGCGGTCGGCATTCTGGAATCCAAGCTGCGCGCCGATCCGCTGCTGGCCAATGTCAGCGCCGATGGCGCCCTTCCCCGTCCGGAACTGCAGGTCCGTCCGCGCAAGGACGAGGCCGCCCGCCTCGGCATCACGCCGCAGCAGATCTCCGAGACGATCCGCGTCGCCACCATCGGCGACGTCGATGCGGCCCTTGCCAAGATCTCGCTCGACGATCGCCAGATTCCGATCCGGGTTCAGGCATCACTCGACATGCGCCGCGATCTCGCCGCCATCCGGGCATTGAAGATCCAGACGGCCAGTGGCGGCACCGTGCCGCTCGCGACCGTCGCCAATATCGACTATTCGGAAGGTGTGAGCTCCATCAAGCGCAACAACCGTTACCGCGTCGTCTCGATCGGCTCTGACCTGCCGCAGGGCGTGGCGCTCGACACGGCTTCGGCCCGCTTCCGCCAGATCGTCAACGACGCCAAGCTTCCCGCCACCGTGCACCTTGCTGAAAGCGGAGACACCAAGGTGCAGACGGAGATGCAGCAGAGCTTCGTCAACGCCATGCTGATGGGCCTCCTCCTGGTGCTGACGGTGCTGATCCTGCTCTTCAAGGATATCATCCAGCCGTTCACCATCCTGTTCTCGCTGCCACTCGCCATCGGCGGCGTGGCCGCAGGCCTGATCGTCACCAGCAACCCGCTGTCCATGCCGGTCATGATCGGCATCCTGATGCTGATGGGTATCGTCACCAAGAACGCCATCCTGCTCGTCGATTTCGCGATCGAGATGCGCCACCAGGGCATGGCTCGTGTCGAGGCCATGGTCGAAGCCGGCCGCAAACGCGCCCGCCCGATCATCATGACCTCGATCGCCATGTCGGCAGGCATGCTGCCTTCCGCGCTCGGCGTTGGCGAAGGCGGCTCGTTCCGCGCACCGATGGCGATCGCGGTGATCGGCGGCATCATCGTTTCGACGGTGCTCTCGCTTGTCGTCGTGCCCTCCTTCTTCCTGATCATGGACGATCTTTCCCGCCTCCTCGGCTGGATCTTCGGTCGCCTGGTCGGCAAGAAAGACAAGGAGGACCTGCCGATGTCGAGCGAAGACCTCACCCGCGCCGCGCGCGAGAGCCGCAGCGACATCGACTCGCTGGAGGAGCGCCTGACCGCGATCGAAAGACCGGAAAGCAAGCGCAAGACGGGCAACGACACCAACGTGCTGCGCCTGCCACCCTTCGCGGCTGAATAGGACAGAAATCATAACGCGAAAGGCCGGGCATCGACCCGGCCTTTTCTATTTCCGAATCAGTGCGCTCGCGGCGGCGCCGTGCTGTCTCTTACGACAAGCTCGAGATCGAGTGCCTCGTGGTTCTCAGGCAACGCATTTTCGAGGATCGCAGTCACCGAGCGGCGGGCGATTTCGGCAAAGGGCTGGGCGACGGTGGTCAGGCGCGGAAGCGAGGTTGCGGCTTCCGGCACACCGTCGAAGCCGATGATGGATACGTCTTTCGGCACTTTCAGCCCGCGCTCGGCGAGCCACTGCATGGCAAACAGCGCAACCTTGTCCGACATTGCCAGAATGGCCGTCGGCGGACTGGCGGAAGAGAACAGGGTCTCCATGGCCATGATGGTGCTTGGCCTGTCATGCAGCGTCCCCTGGATCGGAACGGCTTCGCGAGGAATGCCGTATTCGGCCAGCGCCTGCCAGTAGCCATGCATGCGGTCACGCGGGGTCGCCTCCATCTCGGGATCGACACGCTCAGGCGCCACCGGGCCGACAAGGCCATCGACATCGCCGATCGACAGGATCGCGATGTCACGGTGCCCGAGCTCCAGCAGATGCCGTGCAGCCGCCGCTCCACCCGCCACATTGTCGATGCCGATTGCCGGGATCGTCTCATCCTCGATGCCGAGCGCCAGCGCGATGAACGGCAGCTGGCGCTGACGGGTGAGTTCCACGAGCCTCTCTCCGCCTTCCACGCAAAGCAGAATGAAGCCGTCGACGAGCGCGCTGTTGATGTTCCAGGCAAGCCGCTCCTCGTTCATCGCCGATACGACGGCGATGCCAGTGCCGCTGGAATCACAGACTTCACCGATCGCGGTCATCAGTGAACGCGCCCAGGGGTCATCGAAAAAATAGGTGAGCGGCTCAACGGCGGCGACACCGATCGCGTTCACCCGCCCTGCCCTCAGCAGCCTGCCCTTGACATCAGGCCCGCTGTAACCGAGCTCCCGGGCGACCTTGAGCACCCGCTCGCGTACTTCCTCCCGCACCACGTCCGGACGGCTGAAAACATTCGATGCCGTGCCCTGCGATACGCCTGCTGCCTTGGCGACATCAGCCAATCTCACATGCCCTTTGCCCAAAGCTGCTCCTAGCTGGCGCCAAAATCCGATCCACTCTAGCAAAAGATTGTATCGGTTCAAAATAAACTTGACAGGACGGCGGTCGAGGAACAGAATTGAATCGGTTCAAAAACTCCATCTGAGTTTTGAATCGATTCAACAACTAGGAGAATGAAGCGATGATTCCGGTCAGTTCGCTTTTCAAGGATCTCTATGAGGATCGCTGGGGCAACCCGCGCGACAACAAGCCCGCTGAAGAAACCGAGCACGGCAAACGCCTGTTTGTCCTCCTGCCGTTCATGCGCCGGTTGATGAGCGGCCGCAAACACCCAAACGCCTGGTCCTTCACCATTCCAACCGATCACAGACCTCGATAGAGGTGCGCAACGCCGGCGTTTGATCAAAATCAATTTCCTCGCGCCTTGCTTCCC
This genomic window contains:
- a CDS encoding efflux RND transporter periplasmic adaptor subunit, with the protein product MALKPHALLRASTFPIAAFAASAVIAATFAAPAVFAEEPQATQAQASQNLPAIVVTTAANRTLVDRVIGTGTVKPVEEVYIQPQVEGLSIRSLKADVGDKVQADSTLATLNDDALVLTKSQMMATKAKGEASLAQLRAQLIEAQANAEQARQQQARAQEMGKKGTVSTAQVEQADATAAAANARVASAEQAIEVAEADLKVFDSQIADADLKLARTDVKTPVAGTVSAKNAKVGAIAAGNGDPLFTLIRDGDIELVAEVAESDIVRIMAGQKATIALSGSREKLSGAVRLVSPTVDPVTRLGLVHISIDDDSKARSGMYGSAEIIVRETEGVSLPLTAVLTGSEGSSARRVENGVVKFAKVETGIQDGAYVEITSGLKTGDEVVAKAGAYVRDGDHITPVREQPSASN
- a CDS encoding efflux RND transporter permease subunit, giving the protein MNFSAWSIRNPIAPLLAFCLLIFIGMQSFNKLPITRFPNIDVPLVSISVTQSGASPAELEMQVTKEIEDAIASITGIDEIQSTVTDGSSQTNVMFRMEVPTEQAVQDVKDAIDRIRSDLPATAETPIVTKVDVEGQAIQTFAVSSPDMSLEELSWFVDDSIKRALQGQAGIGRVDRYGGAEREVRIELTPGKLDAYGITAASVNQQLRGTNVDLGSGRGQVAGSEQAIRVLGDARNVAELADTTIALPSGRFVKLSDLGVIKDTYEEPKSFSRFNDTPVVTFGVFRSKGASEVSVAETVAQSLDKVRSENPNVKIEMIDDSVYFTYGNYEAAIHTLLEGALLAVIVVLLFLRNWRATLISAIALPLSAIPTFWVMDMMGFSLNLVSFLALTLATGILVDDAIVEIENIARHIKMGKTPYRAAIEAADEIGLAVIATTFTIIAVFVPVSFMPGIPGQYFIQFGLTVAFSVFFSLMVARLITPMMAAYLMRAEDGMEDHHDNDGLLMRGYTRLIRGTTGHWYTRYATLLVAIGFLVGSVMLLMQVPGSFLPPEDASRIVLSVELPPNARLDDTEKTTDAIYDRVKDINGVDSVFVLGGASPKGELELRRATITLALDKLDQSLVKKVVNDVLGHLPVIGPMLPKVEVHGRERPQWDIEKEVFAKLRDIPDVHILKLNDRGERDLSFNFLSKNEEDLNNAVGILESKLRADPLLANVSADGALPRPELQVRPRKDEAARLGITPQQISETIRVATIGDVDAALAKISLDDRQIPIRVQASLDMRRDLAAIRALKIQTASGGTVPLATVANIDYSEGVSSIKRNNRYRVVSIGSDLPQGVALDTASARFRQIVNDAKLPATVHLAESGDTKVQTEMQQSFVNAMLMGLLLVLTVLILLFKDIIQPFTILFSLPLAIGGVAAGLIVTSNPLSMPVMIGILMLMGIVTKNAILLVDFAIEMRHQGMARVEAMVEAGRKRARPIIMTSIAMSAGMLPSALGVGEGGSFRAPMAIAVIGGIIVSTVLSLVVVPSFFLIMDDLSRLLGWIFGRLVGKKDKEDLPMSSEDLTRAARESRSDIDSLEERLTAIERPESKRKTGNDTNVLRLPPFAAE
- a CDS encoding LacI family DNA-binding transcriptional regulator; translation: MGKGHVRLADVAKAAGVSQGTASNVFSRPDVVREEVRERVLKVARELGYSGPDVKGRLLRAGRVNAIGVAAVEPLTYFFDDPWARSLMTAIGEVCDSSGTGIAVVSAMNEERLAWNINSALVDGFILLCVEGGERLVELTRQRQLPFIALALGIEDETIPAIGIDNVAGGAAAARHLLELGHRDIAILSIGDVDGLVGPVAPERVDPEMEATPRDRMHGYWQALAEYGIPREAVPIQGTLHDRPSTIMAMETLFSSASPPTAILAMSDKVALFAMQWLAERGLKVPKDVSIIGFDGVPEAATSLPRLTTVAQPFAEIARRSVTAILENALPENHEALDLELVVRDSTAPPRAH